The genome window tcaaaagctgcactgaagtctaacaagacttaattttatcatcaatttctctcagctaatcatcagtcatttgtgtaagttaTGTTGCTGCTCCATAACCATTACTGAACAATGTTCTGATATCTCCATCGCAGAGGATTCATTTTGATGTTCAGATGGGAGAGCACTCCATTGACCCCAGTGTTgagagacacaaagacacagtCCAGACCATGGAGTACAGCCTGGAGCACCTGAGGGACCAGATCCTATACATCACCAGGCAGCAAGACTTCCAGAGGGTAAACCCTACAGTCTTGTCAACAATGCAAAGTATCACAGACATAGGAAATAATCACAAACAAACACTTTATGAAAGAGTCATTTTCAAAAATTCTGAACAAAGCAGACTAGTATTTTGATCAGAACTACAGATGCATTGTTTGATGAAGACAACAAATATTGCATTGAGCTACTATGCCTGCCCTATTCAACTAAGAACGGTCCAAAATTAACTGTCCACCACTACTTTTTTAATTCACAGGAAAGAGAGGAGACTTTCCGTCAGATCAGTGAAGAAACCAATGGGAAAGTTTTGTGGTGGGCTGTTGTGCAGACTTCCGTTCTACTATCAGTTGGATTTTGGCAAATCAAAAGACTGAAAGACTTCTTGATTGCAAAGAAGTTGGTTTGATATGCTTGGCTTTAGGGCAGGATTTATATATTGCAGTACAATGCAAAGTGGCTACTAGAGTCAACGGCTATTCCAAAACTAGACTTACATCAAGTGCTGATGCATCTATTTTACTGTACATTCTTCTTGAGACAATGTATGGATTAATAAAAATGTGCTTTGTTTAATCTTACACACCTATgctattttgtattattattacttGACTGTAATTTCTATGAATTATAACACACATTCTTTTTTATGGACATAGATTTCTATCaatattttgtaaa of Salvelinus alpinus chromosome 4, SLU_Salpinus.1, whole genome shotgun sequence contains these proteins:
- the LOC139574034 gene encoding transmembrane emp24 domain-containing protein 11 isoform X2, which codes for MLVTGYFLLENWDAKNNLNSPHLGLTITVRDPNHDILMKKRYGRFGKFTFTSHASGPHWLCMQSNSTRFSVFAGERLRIHFDVQMGEHSIDPSVERHKDTVQTMEYSLEHLRDQILYITRQQDFQREREETFRQISEETNGKVLWWAVVQTSVLLSVGFWQIKRLKDFLIAKKLV